The nucleotide window tgtgtgtgtttagtctTTCTGTGCTTTTAATATGCACAAAAGTCCACATAGTGGTTTTAAATGTTtgaaggctgtgctgtgctgtgcttagtcactcagtcatgtctgactctttgccaccccatggactctagcccgccaggctcctctgtccgtggggattctccaggaaagaatactggagtgggttgccatgccctcctctaagggatctttctaacccagggatcaaacctaggtctcccacactgcaggcagattctttaccaactgagctaccagggaagccccaaatgtttGAGGGACTAATACACaattattttggttttgaatattgtttatttgtttgaacTCTTTGATAAATTTAGGGGATTCTCATCTTCCTACTCCTATAATTTTACTGAAATTGTCTTAGTAACTACAGTGCCTGAGGATGACATGGATATAAATCCCTCTCTTACTTAAATATACTTTATGTACTGACAATTTCTCCCCTTCAGTCCCATGATCCTCTAAGACCCCTCACATTACGGCTCCATGAACCTTTAGTTTGAAGTAGCTGGAGCATAGCCTGGCGGATCGTCCTGGTCTTCAAGCTGTAAATGATAGGGTTCACTACAGGTGGTAAGAGCAAATACACATTGGCCAAAATACTACAGATCACCCTCGGAGTAGAGCTAAGGAGGCGATGTGTAAAGGACAGGCTGATCATTGGCACATAGAAAATAGTGACAGCACAGATGTGACACACACAAGTGTTGagagctttcttttgcttcttggGGGTCATGATGCTCAGGACAGCACGGATTATCAGGACATAGGAGACAAGAATGAACATTAAGTCAGTACCAGTCATGTAGAGCTGAAGAAACAAGCCCAAAAAGCTGTTGATCCAGGGGTTGGAATATGTATCTCTGATTATATCTGGGTGGTAACAAAATGGATGGGAAAGCTCCTTTCTTTCCTGGAAAGATACAGTCTTCAAGGCTAGAAGCATGGGAAAGATGAAAATTAGTTGTCGTATGCAAATGAATAGTCCGATCACTATGATCATCATGTCTTTGAGGACAGTGGCATATTTCAGTGGGTTACAGATAGCCATGAAGCGGTCAAAAGCCATAATTGCCAGCACTGAGGACTCCAGGAAGGAGAAAGCATGtacaaagaacatttgaatgagGCAAGCTTTAAAGCTGATTTCCCGGGCATGAAACCAGAGAACCCCAAGCACAGTGGGGAGGGTCGTGATGGTCAGACACAAATCAGCAGCTGACAGCATAAAGAGGAAATAGTACATGGGCTTGTGGAGACGCTGCTTAACAAAGATGACAAACAGGATCATAGTATTTCCCAAGAGAGCAATGATGTAGAGACAGCAGACAGGGATGGAGATCCAGACATGAGCGAGTTCCAGCCCAGGGAATGCAGTGAGGAGGAAGGTTGAAGGGGAGGATGTGGTATTATTGAAAATCATCATGGTGGGTTGAGGACATGCCCTGAAAAAAGAGATAACAATAATAGTATCTGTCATATTGATCCTTTTTCAAGCACTAACTCTTCTATAAACTCTTCCCAAATTACACTTGTCTCTGTATTCAAAACCTCTAATTTAATCATGATACCTATCACATAATTCTACAGtatcttaaatttttcttatcaGACTTggccctgtttttctttctctaccatCTCCCAATTAAAACCATCAGTCTCTCTAGGTTCATCCCACCCTATAGCCCAGACCAGCCCTGACTTGAAGTAGGAAATACTTATAGACatgtcacacacatgcacacacaccaacAAAACAGCAACTGTGATTACAACTGTTGGGTCTTAGTATTAAATCTCCaagctgggacttctctggtggtccagctggTAAGACTATGAGCTTCTGCTGCAGGAAcaatgggttccattcctggttggggagctaagatcccacatgctgtgtggtgcacTCAAGAAAAAAAGTCTCCAAGCTATATAAGTTGTTATAGAAATAATGGAGAAGTGCTTAAGGGCACTTCTTAAGGGCATCTGTGAAAGCATACTTCATAATGCTCTTGCTGGAAGATGAGCTAGGATTTTATATCCAGAAATATCCTTGTACCTGAGTTATTAGCCATTCTTTCCTAGTGGACTCTATTAGAAATGTCCTTTAGGTATCAgagcttctttatttcttttcctttaatggAGTAGCTTCCTTAATTCCTCTCTCCTCTACTCCACATCATCTGTGCTctaattctgtttctctgaatcCTATTCCTGGTCTATTGAAATAAAAAGACCTTGTCTTCCTTTTCTCCAATCTTACACTTTAGTACTTCTTTCTACTCCTTCCCATAGGTCTCTAACATGTAACTTGTAACCAACTCACTGTGAGTAGATTGCCCTAATGAATCCtgtgaaaaatttcaaatcatATTCTAGAATACATGATTTCAAGAATCCTAATCTAGGGATAGTGGGTAAGGCTAGACAAAATACTTGTATAAAAAAAATGTGAGAGGCcctcaacaaaatgaaatgaatgactgTAAAAAGCATTAATGGAATGGGAGTAGGGACTAAGAGCTTAAAGAGAGACACTCAGAGACAGACAGGATGAGGTGCTATCATAAACTGGAATATCAGGTAGTTCGCTGAGTGAGAAAGCCCATAGAATAAtagctgcacacacacacacatacacacacacacacacacagatgatgTCAGAAGGGAGGCAGAATCTGTAATTGATATTTAAGACAAGCATTGCAATTCTATTTAGGACTGTTTCAATAAGCTCTAATGTCAttgctcattttaatttttcacttgggACATTTAGttatcaagaaaaaacaaaaaggaatgatATTCCTAGCCTAACCATTGTGTAGATACAGCCAATCATAATATTCTTACTCTTATTTTTCACTAGTCTAGGCTTTCTGCCCCAGTGACAGAATAGATACAAAGAATTTGTGAGTAACAGATCCTTCCAGTTGTTTTATAAAGATAAATGAGGGATTGCTGGTTATTTTCTTCCCATCCTTCAATCTACTCTAGATGGTTACAGATAAAATTACTTGTTacaccaaaggaaaaaattaattgcTTTTTCTGCTATAATATTTCGTATTGTTATATTATAGTTGATTGagaataaaacacaaagaatCAGGAAGAGTAGTGACAACTTCTTTTCAATTTGATAAGCAAAGATACTAAAAGTGAATTCCTTTTCTGTGATAACCATCCTGGAATCTCTCTGCAATAAAGGGGCTCGATCTACTGACTGTCTTTCAACAGTGCTTTACACATGCTTTTTTATTACATTAGTATTCTATTGGTTGatcacatttctttcttcctctaaaATTCTGGCTCTCTGGATATAAAACTTATGTgttcatctttatattttctccagAGACAAAGCATGGTGATAAAAGTTCAGATAAACTAGTTTTTATTAGATGTATTAACAGGTGGATAGATAGATAACAGAGAGGTAGATAAAGACTAGatgagagaaatacaaattgaGACTGGAAGTTTTGAGGGCAAATTGTTTCCGTAGATATGGGGAGCATAAGGAAAGTAATTATCCTCTTATTGATTGGGAGAAGAAGGAGGGTAagttaagagaaaaggaaaagaattaaagTCTTTTATATGTGTCACCATTTGCTAGCcaatttatatgtaattttatataatacCAGGAAAAATTGATACAGATGTTTATTCTTCtattttagagaaaggaaataaaactgacaaGGTAAAATTGTACATACACATTCAAAATTCAAAGCCAAATTTACTAACTGCAAAATCCATTAAACCATTTTTATTAAACCATAGACCATTCGAGAAACCATGCTTATGAGAGAAGTTAAACAGTTGAACACTGTGATATTCttccttaaaaatgaaagaacagtTTCTATTATATACTAGTATGTGACTTAGAGGAATTATAGAGATGAGAAATAAGTAAAACACAGAACAATGTCTTTATGgcttatttaaagaatatttgtgGAGTCAATCAGTATAAAAATATGCATGGATGTCCACATATATTTGTATTGTGTATACCTCCATGTGCTCGTGGATGTAGAGAGGAGTTTTAGAATGGGAATGTTATCAAAAGATGACCAAAAATCAGACATCAATTATCTTCTCTTATTTGAAATATACCTCATAAAGGATAAAAAGATAATATGGGATGATATGAGGGGTTAGGAGGAAAGgagattcatttcagttcatgATGCTACTGGAAAAATTGTTTCCAATGGGATAGGGATATGGAGGAAGGAGAAGCCTTTCTCTCCAGCTCACGTAAGCCCATGCACTCTGGAACAAGTTATAGGACAAAGCTCAGTGCCTAGTTTTGTCAAGATTTTCTCCCTACTGCCTACTAACGAGAAGAGTAGGTAGTGCTTTATAGCACCAGTTGTCGACCTGACAGGTCAGGCAGAAGGTAACATCTATCAATTCACATACAGAAAGCTAGATTCAATGACTTGGATAAGATCCACCCAACTAAATAATGTAGTGATCCAAAGGACAGCATCACTGCTTACTGGCATGAGTAAAGTATAGATCAATCCCCAcctttttccattcatttctcGACACTGAAATCTATTCTTTCCACAATCTGGAACCCTGTCACGACAGACCCAGGCCATATTAACCTGAAACTTCGCCTCCACTTCTCTGTACCACTTTATGGTTGGATCTTACATTTGACTCAATAATGAGGTATGGTTGATATCGATCGGTAAGTTACATATGCAAGCACCATCTCCTTTTTTTTGCCTCGAGTGTGAGTTTCTTAAACTCACACTTAAACCTTTCGAGTGTGAGGTTTGGAAATGCCTGATTTTCTTCTCTTAGTGCCAGCTACATAAATGAGGATATGGAATAACACAAATCTTTAATTATTGTTGACTGATTTCTAAATGATCATGACCACAGGCAGAGAGTTATGAGTTCTatccctttttctcttccttcctcccattcCCTCATGTCCTTCATTTTCCTGTCGCAATTTCTTCAAGGCTCCATCACAcccctctgtttcttcatcctactttattttatagtttccatCACTTCACTgatcttctctttccctctttctcctaGCATTTCTCACTTTTTAATCCCTTCCCTTCTGTTCCAACCCACTAATGTATTCTTACCTGCTCAAGTCATCAGGGTATAGCACCAACTTCTCTTAAGTCCCACCAGGGAGCAGGGACTAAGCCAGCTCCCAATAGTGGGGGCTTTATAGGAAGATTAGTAGAGTCACCAGGCAACAGAGGGCTGGTGAACGAACTGGTTGGATCAAGAGTTATGGCGCCCATAAGACTATGTTTCTCTCCAACAGCTCAGACACATCTCCCTGACACGCTTCCAACCCTGCTCCCAGGCCCAGGCAAATTCCATATATCAGGGGCTGTAAGCAAAGCCCTGGCCCTGGGGGCTGACAGTAATGGGTGTCTTCAAAATCTGCCTGCCTGGGTCAGAAAACTGCAACCATTCCTCTTCACCCTGCCTTAGGCTACAGATTCTTAGCCCGGGATGCTCCCTGATGTCAGAGCAGGCTCAGGAGAGTGCAGAGAGAGTAATCCCTATGTTCTCAGCTCCAGTGTGTACTCTTTCTAACAAATCTTGTTGTCCTCCTTGTCATTCCTGTGTTCCTCCTCTTACTCAGGATCCCTTTCTAAGAAGCCATCTTATTATCTGAATCACATCTGCAGCCCACCTACCATTCTAGGCATAATTAAACTAGCATTTGATGAGCTCATAACACTTGCCAAAAATAATGCTAACACTTGAAACACattgttgtatttatttattatcttgcTTATGGGTCAAGTATTATTCTTCATTATTCCACAGTTGATGAAATTGAAACTCAAAGAGGTTTTGAATAACTATAAAAGCTAGCTAGTTACAGAACCGGTATTCACCCATGTCTATCTTACTCTAAAGCTGTTAAACAATATGTTATACTGTCTTCTCTGGTCAACCGCTTCCACTGACATTTCAGAAAATGTGATTGTAATACATGGTTCTTGTTCTATCCATTCTATAGATTGCTTGATTCTCAACTATGTGCTTATAGTTCATTTTAGCCTAATTTTGACAAGAATCTGTCTCTCCATAGTAGGCAGTAAATTAATAAATCTTACCATATctaacgggcttcccaggtggtgctagtggtaaagaacccacgtgacAATGGAGGatacttaagagacatgggttcgatccttgagtcaggaaggtgccctgtaggagggcttggcaacccacttgttgcctggacaatccatggacagtggagccttgtgggctacagtccatagggtccctaagagtgagacacaactgaagcgacttagcatgtgtgcacCATATCTAATCATTCTTGACTTTTTAATCCTTCTTGAAACATTTTTCCAACCATGTCTCATTATATCATAGCCAGATGCACTGGGCAAAGATGGAGATACCATCCCAATGTATATCTAGAGAGATTAAGTTATAGCATAAACTGTTTATACAGCAAGTAATGTTTAGATTTCTATGTAAATACCATCCTTTCCCACTGGCTCTTCTCAGCAAAAATGAGTGACTGGAAATTTCAAATGAGAGTTACTAAAATTAAATGAGACAGAGAAGTTAGGCAGCATGAAATCAATCTTAATAAAATAGAgttttcactcattcattaattcacaAAGGACATATCTTATGAACTATATTAATTACATACTTGAGATAGACAGATGTAGTATAAAAAGGGTCTCTCATGGTATGGTTCTTATGAAGTATGTAGAATAGCAGGGACACAATGCTATTAGGTAATTAGAGCATATATACTGTGAGAAACTCTAACATAATAAAGGGCATGTCAGAAAAGTCTTCTGGACAGAAATAAAGTTGAAATTTATATCAAAAATTTATACAGAGTTCCCTATTATTCTAGCTCACTGAATTCATCATACTTTTtacttgctattttatttttaatatatttctctcCTGCTTCCAACCCATTGTATATGCCTACactattttatgaatatatttacagaacatataaataaacactaaagacaaaagaagacaTATCCTATATTCAACAATATATGTCAGCATGTTTGCAATGGAGCAAAAACAATCTgagaatttttcttaaataagttGTTAAAGATTggcatgcaatggaatactagtcagcaataaagagaaataaactacAAAGACCCACAACAACATGAGTGAATCTCAAATGCATTACACTATGAAGCCAGATGTGGAAGATTATGTGCTGAAGGGCCCATGGCATTCTGGAAAAACAAGAATTATATGCATGGAAACAAATTAGAGCTTCTCAGGGTTGGGCATAGATAGAGGGGTTGACTAAAGGGGCAGCATAAGATAATTTGAGAGAGTGatataatttttctgtatctaggTATCAGTGGTGGTTGCATGGCTATGCATTTGTGAAAACTTAATAGAACTATATACCAAAACCaataaattttattgtatataaatattgaaaagttGCTATACACCATTTTGAGAAAGAAACATTCATATTTGTATCAAGTTaaacttttgctttcatcaaaacTACTATGCAATGGCATATAAAAacctagtgcactgggacgacccagagggatggtatggggagggaggagggaggagggttcagaatggggaacacatgtatacctgtggcggattcattttgatatttggcaaaactaatacaattatgtaaagtttaaaaataaaataaaatttaaaaaaaaccctattaGGTGCTTCTCACACATGTGACTATTTAAATCTTCATTTCAATTTATTAGaattgaatataatttaaaaattcagttccttggtTGCACTAGCTAAGTATCAGGTGCTCAATAGCCATGTGTGGCTAGTGGTTACTATATTAACAACAGAGATTTAGAACATTTAACATCACTGCAGGAATTCCTATTGGACAGTGCTGTACTTTATCCTCTTTTCTGACTTGATTGTGTTTGCACAAAAGTCCTAAgagcccaccctgcccccacggAACACTTGGACAATCCACTGACGGATCTGCTTGGTCCTAACACTGTATACAATCAGACTGAgcacaggaggcaggtaggtaCTGGCCATGACTGTGTGTACCATTGGTGACAAATGCTTCCCAAAGCAGTGAATCACAGTCATGCCAATGAGAGGTACATAGAAGAGCAGCACGGCGCAGATATGAGAGAGGCAGGTATTGAGAGCCTTGAGTCTCTCTTCCCAGGAAGCAATGCCCAATACTGCCTAGAAGATTAGAAAGAAAGAGGCCAAGAGGATCAAGGCATCTAGCACAATGATGAAGATCATCGCCAGGAAGCCGTAGATGCTGTTGACACAGGTGTCAGCACAGGCAAGCCTCATGGCATCCTGATGGAGGCACTATGCGTGGGAGAGGGTGTTGGAGTGGCAGAAAGTAATCTTTTGATGAGGGAAGGCACAGGGAGCACAGTCCCCACACTCCACAGCAGGACTGCTGCTCCAATCCTGCCAATGACTCCATGAGTGAGAATGGTAGCATAGTGCAAAGGAAAGCAAATAGTCATAAAGCCATCAGAGGCCATGGCCACCAAGACACCTGATTCCCCTCCCCCAAAGGTGTGGATGAAGAACATTTCAGTGACGCAGACATCAAGGGTTACTGAGCACCAGCTGAGCCAGTGAACACTGATCATGGTGGGCATGAAAGACAATGAAAGGTTGACATCAGTGGCAACTAGCATTGCCAGAAAATAATACATGGGCTCATGGAGATGTTGTTCTACTTTGATGACAGCTAGGATGGTGACATTACCCAGGAATGTGAAACTGTAAAGAAGACAGAGGGACAGGGCCAACCAGAAGTCCTTCTCTGGCATTCCTGGAATCCCAGTAAGGGTGAAGGTCTGATGGTTGTTAATAGTTTGGTTGAATGACAGCATTGTGGATCAAAGGTTTGActaggcaaaaagagaaaaactcattAAGCCTATCAGCTTCAATTTGAATCACTGACAATGTTTTGAGATGGTAACCATGAGAGGCAGtgacaaatattttatgtttgcCGTCTGATACAGAAACTGATATCCCCACCCCCATGAAGCAATTCTATTACTGACCACCATATGCTAAATTACCTaggagaacaacaacaaaaaactttaaTCAACACCTAAGCTAATTGGAATACAATTCACCTAGAAATATGGAGTAGTTGCTTGCCTCCTTCCTAAGGAAAACATGATGCTGTACatttatctgggtcataaaaacTGATGCAAATAACCAGAAAAGAAATATTATCAGGCACAAACAAGACATAAGGAGTGTTTATGAACACATATATGAAGACCTGTATGTATCTTAATTATAATCTTAAATTGTTGTGATTTAGACAAATTCCTCATTGAGACTCAAGTTTTCCACTTGCATGACGTGGGACAGAATAAGAAAGATAGTCTTCAAGGACTAAACTTCTGACTATCTGCATTCCTGGTAGTATATGGGTACTAAAAGGACCTGAGATTACAGCAGGTGATGAAGGAAGGAATTATTTGGCTTTCCTCGGAATTTTATAAGGACCCACTATGATAGACAAAATAACAGTCTCTAAGGATGTTCACCTCCTAATTATTGAAACCTGTGAACAAAATGTCTTGCATGGCAAAAGAAACTTTGAAGATGTCATTAAAGTTAACGGCTTCAGATGGAAGTTCATCCTGGATTACCCAGACAGGTCAAATCTGATCATATGAATCCTCAAAAGTGAAGAAAATTCCCCAGCTGCAGAAAACCAGAGAGACATCAACTTGAGAAAGACTCATCAGGActtgtgaaaatgaaagaggggGACCAAGAGCCAAGGAATGTGAGTAGCCCCTAgatgctggaaaaggcaagggagtAGAATTTTCCCTGGAGTCCTCTGAAAGGAATGCAGACTTGGTGAGACCTTGATTTTAGCCCGGTGAGAACCGTGCGGTTCTCTGACATGCAGAACTGTAAggtaataaatatatgtatgctgAGTCACTACATTCATGGTAATTTGTCGTGGGAGAAGAAGAAAACTAATATccagaggagccagaggagagTTGCTTTAACCCCTTTTCAGAAATATTCTCAATCTTCCCATTCAGTCTCATTTATTCAGACCCTGTCCTTTTTCttcatggaaattattttttaatataaatgtatttattttaattggaggttaattactttacaatattgtattggttttaccacacatcaacatgaatcagccacgggtgtacatgtgttccccatcctgaaccctcctccatcctccctccccgtaccatccctctgggtcatcccagtgcaccatggAAATTAGACTTCTTTGTCCTAAGGTATACCCGGAAAAGAATTCTGAGATCCATTTCTGTGTTACACCTGAAAGAACAGAATGCCAGATAGAACTTGCGATGAGATTTACAACTAACAACTGATCCAGTCAGGTGAAATCCATCTCTGGAGAATCTCCCAAAAGACAGATTCAAACATTACTCACATTGATGAAGTCATTGGCCTTGGTGTTGAGAACACAATTGGACTTAGTTTTTCTGTTCCTTCATAGAGATCTCTCATTCTATGCATTCCTAGTACTGTGCAGCTACTTTAGTAATCTCCTTGAGTTTCCAGCAGCTCTATTTCCTATTGTAATTCTGAGTAAGACCTAGATGAACTTATAAATCATTCTAGATGTTAGTGCCTAACAGTTGCAGTAACAAAGATCAGTATTAAAATCTTGGTGTCATACAATTAAATATCTTCTATTTCAATTGCTTGTTATCTTTAGAAGATGTATCAAAATGCACAGCTGATACATCACTTTTGAGGGATCAGTCTAGCCACAAATGATAAGAATTCAGGATTGAAGGAAAAAACAGTGCTATAATGGCTTGTAACCGTGTGTTATGATCCTTACTGAGCATCTCATAATgagtttctaaaataaaagtgttcatatatacacaaacatgaaTACAAGCAAAATTCTGCTTGGAAATTAAGTGAATTCACATGTTATTGAAGCCCATCTCAGGATCCATATTaaagaaaatggaacaaaaggcCGAGTCACAGAAAGAGCAAAGTCACTAGAAAAAGTCCAGGGTTGGACACAAAAGGCAGAAAACTCTGGATGCTTGGGAATAAATGCAGACAGGAAAGAGTTGCTCCAAGTTTCTTGAGAGTCGATAGCTTAGTGCTGCACTGTCCACTCTGGTAGCCActagatgctatgctatgctaagtcacttcagtcatgtctgactctgtgtgaccccagagatggtagcctaccaggctcccccgtccctgggattctccaggcaagaaaactggagtgggttgccatttccttctccaatgcatgaaagtgaaaagtgaaagtgaagtcgctcagtcgtgtccgactcttagcgaccccatggactacagcctactaggttcctctgtccatgggattttccaggcaagagtactggagtggggtgccattgccttctccgagccacTAGATACCTGTgcccatttttctttatattaattaaGCTAATTACATCATCAGTACCTTAGTTGCCCTCGCTGTGTTTCAAGCATTCAGTAGCTACATGTTGCCAGTGAGTGCTGTATTTGGAAAGTACAGATGTAGAATGTTTTCATCATTCCAAAAAATTCTATTAAGATTTGAAAAATTAGCGATGCAGACTGCAAATTTAGAGAATACCAACATTCTAGCTGACCTCTTGCCAAATCTTAGCTCCAAGTGGATTTAAGAGTCTTTCATACTGCATAACCTCTGCCTCTCTTTACCTatctctctgtctttgtctcttttttggggggaattAAATAGGAAAGTACCACTAAAACCGAAGATTCTGGAGAGAAACCACCTGTGTTTGAATCATAGTTCTATTTccttagacaagttacttaagAATCTCTGTGATTTATTcctcaccttttaaaaatgagtggGATAGTTACAAGAGTATTCACTGGGGATATTGGGCATTTTGTTAAGCACCAGACAAATTAACACTCAAAATTTAGCTATAATTAATGagcatctttttttctctgaacTTTGTCATATTTGGCTAACTGtgaaaattaatctcaaaaatatcaaTAGGCTATGGAATTTATTTACACACTGATAGAtatatctacctatctatatGTTACTcatatattttaatcaaattcTATATTATCTAAATCTTTGTATCCATCAGTGAATTTATTCCATCACTCAATATCAGTGGCTTGCATGCAGTGACTGTTGCAGTGCTCAAGATCATGAACTCTACTGATATGTGCTCAGTGACATGGATGCTTATTGTGAAGAATTTATTGGAAGCAGATCCTAGGTAAAATAGAGATGAAGGGATAATACACTAGTAGAAATCATAGGTAGTGAAAGTCagtaagaggaagag belongs to Bos indicus x Bos taurus breed Angus x Brahman F1 hybrid chromosome 15, Bos_hybrid_MaternalHap_v2.0, whole genome shotgun sequence and includes:
- the LOC113905962 gene encoding olfactory receptor 51T1-like, with amino-acid sequence MMIFNNTTSSPSTFLLTAFPGLELAHVWISIPVCCLYIIALLGNTMILFVIFVKQRLHKPMYYFLFMLSAADLCLTITTLPTVLGVLWFHAREISFKACLIQMFFVHAFSFLESSVLAIMAFDRFMAICNPLKYATVLKDMMIIVIGLFICIRQLIFIFPMLLALKTVSFQERKELSHPFCYHPDIIRDTYSNPWINSFLGLFLQLYMTGTDLMFILVSYVLIIRAVLSIMTPKKQKKALNTCVCHICAVTIFYVPMISLSFTHRLLSSTPRVICSILANVYLLLPPVVNPIIYSLKTRTIRQAMLQLLQTKGSWSRNVRGLRGSWD